The Methylotenera sp. G11 genome includes a window with the following:
- a CDS encoding DUF1841 family protein: MSLYNPSRDQARQFLFDAWAKFKQNSALTDLEKIAVEVIQMHPEYHAILDAPERYMSQQYFPEMGETNPFLHISLHLSVIEQISINQPIGISQVYATLVEKYGDRHSAQHDLLECLAETIWHSQRNNIPLDSAHYLGLLNERVGKA, from the coding sequence ATGAGCTTATACAATCCAAGCCGAGACCAGGCGCGCCAATTCCTATTTGATGCATGGGCCAAATTCAAACAGAACTCGGCACTGACGGACCTGGAGAAAATTGCAGTTGAAGTCATACAGATGCACCCTGAATACCATGCGATACTGGACGCGCCCGAACGCTATATGAGCCAGCAGTACTTTCCCGAGATGGGCGAAACCAATCCGTTCCTGCATATCAGCCTGCATCTGTCGGTGATTGAGCAGATCAGCATCAATCAGCCTATCGGCATCAGTCAAGTCTATGCTACATTAGTCGAAAAATATGGTGACAGGCACAGTGCACAGCATGACCTGCTGGAATGCCTGGCAGAAACCATCTGGCATTCACAGCGAAATAACATCCCATTGGATTCAGCCCATTATCTTGGGCTGCTGAATGAAAGAGTTGGAAAGGCATAG
- a CDS encoding sigma-70 family RNA polymerase sigma factor, protein MAENNLNDWLNAHGDYLYRFALARLRDQHLAEDAVQETMLAAIRNNSFEGDSSARTWLTGILKHKIIDLQRKQIREQPVSDLVDLDAAEHSMDDFFDNSGHWLDKPQTLDMPDNALEQKQFLAVLDECLSKLPKKLKAIFMLRDVHELENENICKELDITATNAWVMLYRARMGLRKCLELNWS, encoded by the coding sequence GTGGCGGAAAACAATCTCAACGACTGGCTCAATGCGCATGGCGATTACCTGTATCGCTTTGCGCTGGCAAGATTAAGGGATCAGCATCTTGCCGAAGATGCCGTGCAGGAAACGATGCTCGCTGCCATCAGAAACAATAGTTTTGAAGGCGATTCTTCAGCAAGAACCTGGCTTACCGGCATACTGAAGCACAAGATCATTGATTTACAGCGTAAACAGATACGCGAACAGCCGGTCTCGGATCTCGTTGACCTTGATGCTGCCGAACACAGCATGGATGATTTTTTCGACAACTCCGGCCACTGGCTCGACAAACCGCAGACGCTGGACATGCCGGACAACGCGCTTGAACAAAAACAGTTCCTGGCTGTGCTTGACGAGTGCCTGAGCAAACTACCCAAGAAATTAAAAGCCATTTTCATGCTGCGTGACGTACATGAACTGGAGAATGAAAATATTTGTAAGGAACTCGACATTACCGCGACCAATGCCTGGGTAATGCTGTATAGAGCACGGATGGGATTAAGGAAATGTTTAGAGTTAAACTGGTCATAG
- a CDS encoding zf-HC2 domain-containing protein, with translation MFTCKQASRLISQSLDRPLSLPEKILLRLHLLICDPCTQFKRQLMMLRTALHRIRYGIEQDSTIKLPLEVKNRILHTIEPDQE, from the coding sequence ATGTTTACCTGTAAACAAGCCAGCAGGCTCATTTCACAATCTTTAGACCGTCCGCTGTCGTTGCCGGAAAAGATACTGCTCAGGCTGCATCTTTTAATATGCGATCCATGCACACAGTTCAAGCGCCAGCTGATGATGTTGCGTACGGCCCTGCACCGGATCAGGTATGGCATAGAACAGGACAGCACTATCAAATTACCGCTGGAAGTAAAAAACAGGATTCTGCATACGATTGAACCTGATCAGGAATAA
- a CDS encoding HvfA family oxazolone/thioamide-modified RiPP metallophore, translating into MNKTQKSISLAIGGAFALSIAAATVNAAENPFVMKSLSNGYQVADSSTKIKDGKCGTGKCGANMKKSEKVAEGKCSAEKAKEGKCGGEKAAEGKCSAEKAHEGKCGGDKAAEGKCSAEKAHEGKCGGDKK; encoded by the coding sequence ATGAACAAAACTCAGAAATCGATCTCCCTTGCTATCGGCGGCGCTTTTGCGCTTTCTATCGCTGCGGCAACCGTCAATGCAGCAGAAAACCCATTCGTGATGAAATCCCTCTCGAATGGCTACCAGGTGGCTGACAGCAGCACAAAAATCAAGGATGGCAAATGTGGCACCGGTAAATGCGGCGCCAACATGAAAAAATCCGAAAAAGTGGCTGAAGGCAAATGCAGCGCCGAAAAAGCGAAGGAAGGCAAATGCGGCGGAGAGAAAGCCGCCGAAGGCAAATGCAGTGCAGAAAAGGCCCACGAAGGTAAATGTGGCGGCGACAAGGCAGCTGAAGGCAAATGCAGCGCAGAAAAAGCCCACGAGGGTAAATGCGGCGGCGACAAAAAATAA
- a CDS encoding HvfB family MNIO-type RiPP peptide maturase: MATISQIQGTGLGLKRELIPQIQSLYGQEQLANIHFVEIAPENWISAGSKAARQLDWFVERYPVVCHGLCLSLGGLSPLNVDFLQQVRAFLHQYKIPVYTEHLSYCTDGFKGRQGYLYDLLPIPFTEEAVHYVAQRIRQTQDILGQRIGVENASFYVAAPISEMSEIDFINAVITEADCLLHLDINNIYVNSVNFGFDPHAFLRHIPGERIIYSHMAGHYRQTPNLLVDTHGENVIDPVWDLLEDAYRLFGAFPTLLERDNNIPPLGVLMHEIDKIADYQSKASQRSTAFQHAAELMTG, encoded by the coding sequence ATGGCAACCATCAGCCAGATACAAGGCACGGGTCTGGGGCTCAAGCGTGAGCTGATACCCCAGATCCAGTCACTGTACGGACAGGAACAGTTAGCCAATATCCACTTTGTGGAAATTGCGCCGGAAAACTGGATCAGTGCCGGCAGCAAAGCCGCCAGGCAGCTGGACTGGTTCGTAGAGCGCTACCCTGTGGTATGCCATGGCCTATGCCTTTCATTAGGCGGGCTGAGCCCGCTTAATGTGGATTTCCTGCAACAGGTCAGGGCATTCCTGCACCAATACAAGATACCGGTGTATACCGAGCATTTAAGCTACTGCACCGATGGCTTCAAAGGCAGGCAGGGCTATCTTTACGACCTGCTGCCGATTCCGTTCACCGAAGAAGCCGTGCATTATGTGGCGCAGCGCATACGCCAGACCCAGGATATCCTGGGACAGCGCATAGGGGTTGAAAATGCCTCGTTTTACGTGGCCGCACCGATTTCCGAAATGAGCGAGATCGACTTCATCAATGCAGTCATCACCGAGGCCGACTGCCTGCTTCACCTCGACATCAACAACATCTACGTCAACAGCGTCAATTTCGGCTTTGACCCGCATGCGTTCCTGCGCCATATTCCGGGCGAGCGCATTATTTACAGCCATATGGCCGGGCATTACCGCCAAACGCCGAACCTGCTGGTCGACACCCACGGGGAAAACGTCATCGACCCGGTCTGGGACTTGCTGGAAGACGCTTATCGGCTATTTGGCGCCTTCCCTACATTACTGGAACGCGACAACAACATACCGCCGCTCGGCGTATTAATGCATGAAATCGACAAGATTGCCGACTACCAGAGCAAGGCCAGCCAGCGTTCTACTGCATTTCAGCACGCAGCAGAACTGATGACAGGCTAA
- a CDS encoding HvfC family RiPP maturation protein, whose amino-acid sequence MAELAGFQRYQLAFTARLRDPQNQPPLAGVPDERMAVYEEIVFNNLFESVSACFPVARKVLGKRRWLKLNQAFMRDYSANDPLFRSIPAQFIEFLQLPAPGLQQLPPYFISLCHYEWVELSVASAAAAVIQEAQPAVDLGHGRPVFSPSMQLLNYEYAVHRISPRHKPRQPESTQLLVFRNADDHVKFIELNAVTYRLISLLQDQPLSGRQALTLLANELQHPQPESIIEFGLSILEDLRSQGVIIGTQD is encoded by the coding sequence ATGGCAGAGCTAGCAGGCTTTCAGCGTTATCAACTGGCATTCACGGCCCGGCTGCGCGACCCGCAGAACCAGCCCCCGCTTGCAGGCGTTCCGGATGAGCGCATGGCGGTGTATGAAGAAATCGTATTCAATAATTTATTCGAATCGGTTTCCGCCTGTTTTCCGGTTGCGCGCAAAGTGCTTGGCAAACGCCGCTGGTTAAAGCTGAACCAGGCCTTCATGCGTGATTATTCCGCCAACGACCCATTGTTCCGCAGCATTCCTGCACAATTTATCGAGTTTCTGCAATTGCCCGCACCCGGGTTGCAGCAGCTTCCGCCTTACTTCATCAGCCTGTGCCATTACGAATGGGTGGAGTTATCGGTAGCTTCGGCCGCGGCTGCCGTTATACAAGAAGCGCAGCCGGCTGTCGACCTGGGACATGGCAGGCCGGTTTTCTCACCATCGATGCAACTGCTCAATTATGAATACGCAGTACACAGGATTTCACCGCGCCACAAACCCCGGCAACCGGAAAGCACCCAGCTGCTGGTGTTCCGCAACGCAGACGATCATGTAAAGTTCATAGAACTGAATGCTGTTACCTACCGCCTGATCTCCCTGCTGCAGGATCAGCCGCTCAGCGGCAGGCAGGCACTCACTTTACTCGCAAATGAGTTACAACATCCCCAGCCAGAGAGTATCATTGAGTTCGGGCTGTCCATACTGGAAGACCTCAGAAGTCAGGGCGTGATTATCGGCACGCAGGATTAA
- a CDS encoding bifunctional aminoglycoside phosphotransferase/ATP-binding protein, producing the protein MSLIQALLDPAAYPHPVSNIELIETHISWVLLTGRFAYKIKKNIRFDFLDFSTLKKRHFYCLEELRFNSRFAPGLYLDVVPITGSPQAPKVDGSGEIIEYAVRMKQFDGNQLLSHLADQGRLSCGMIDQLADLTADFHHSARADTANDHFGTPQEIHHWFQGNVTNIRPLVHHGKLLEQISGLAHWGDQALLKYAGLMELRKKNGFIRECHGDLHLGNITLINHKVTPFDGIEFNPGLHWIDVISEIAFVVMDLQQRGLNQFAYRFLNRYLSRNGDYAGITLLPYYLVYRALVRCKVALLRWQQHKKQQDLHEAENYAGLAAKYSRPAAPRLLITHGYSGSGKSTFSCQLAERLGMIHLRSDVERKRLVSAKNAGNSVNEGVYTAENVQLVYLRLAELASSILDAGFTVLIDAAFLQASQRGLFAELAAKKQLAFVILDFHAPVQELKQRISNRQQSGNDASEATLAVLEHQLETAQALSAAEAGETIRIDTCAEDALAKLLEHSSLPHH; encoded by the coding sequence TTGAGTTTAATTCAAGCTTTACTGGACCCAGCGGCTTATCCGCACCCGGTATCCAACATTGAACTGATTGAAACCCACATTTCATGGGTGCTGCTGACAGGCCGCTTTGCCTACAAAATCAAGAAAAACATCCGCTTTGATTTCCTTGACTTCTCTACCCTGAAGAAACGGCATTTCTATTGCCTGGAAGAGCTGCGTTTTAACAGCCGTTTCGCGCCCGGCCTTTACCTGGACGTTGTGCCGATAACCGGCTCACCGCAGGCCCCGAAAGTGGATGGCAGCGGCGAAATCATCGAATACGCCGTACGCATGAAGCAATTCGACGGTAACCAGCTACTAAGCCATCTCGCAGACCAGGGCCGTCTCAGCTGCGGCATGATAGACCAGCTGGCCGACCTGACCGCCGATTTTCATCACAGTGCAAGAGCCGATACCGCCAATGACCATTTCGGTACCCCGCAGGAAATCCACCATTGGTTCCAAGGCAACGTCACCAATATCCGACCCTTGGTCCATCACGGAAAACTTCTCGAGCAGATATCCGGATTGGCGCACTGGGGCGACCAGGCATTGCTGAAATACGCAGGGTTGATGGAACTGCGCAAGAAGAACGGCTTTATACGCGAATGCCACGGTGACCTGCACCTGGGCAACATCACGCTGATCAATCACAAGGTCACCCCGTTCGATGGCATTGAATTCAACCCCGGCCTGCACTGGATCGACGTGATCAGCGAAATTGCCTTTGTAGTCATGGATCTGCAGCAACGCGGCCTTAACCAGTTCGCCTACCGTTTCCTTAACCGTTACCTGAGCAGGAACGGCGATTATGCCGGCATCACTTTATTACCTTATTACCTGGTATATCGGGCATTGGTGCGATGCAAGGTAGCGCTGCTGCGCTGGCAGCAGCATAAAAAACAGCAGGATCTGCATGAAGCGGAAAATTACGCAGGGCTTGCCGCAAAATACAGTCGGCCGGCGGCACCCAGGCTGTTAATTACGCATGGCTACTCAGGCTCCGGAAAATCGACATTCAGCTGCCAGCTTGCAGAACGCCTGGGCATGATACACCTGCGTTCGGATGTTGAGCGCAAACGCCTGGTCTCCGCAAAAAATGCAGGTAATTCGGTGAATGAAGGTGTATACACGGCGGAAAACGTGCAGCTTGTTTATCTCAGGCTGGCCGAGCTCGCATCATCAATTCTGGATGCTGGTTTTACGGTGCTGATCGATGCGGCTTTCTTACAAGCCAGCCAGCGCGGCCTATTTGCAGAGCTGGCTGCGAAAAAACAGCTGGCTTTTGTGATATTGGATTTCCACGCGCCGGTGCAGGAGTTGAAGCAGCGCATCAGCAACCGGCAGCAATCCGGGAACGATGCATCAGAAGCGACATTGGCGGTTCTGGAACATCAGCTTGAAACTGCACAGGCACTGTCAGCCGCCGAGGCCGGCGAGACCATCCGGATCGATACCTGCGCAGAAGATGCTTTGGCCAAGCTGCTGGAGCACAGCAGCTTGCCGCATCATTAA
- a CDS encoding DUF1289 domain-containing protein, whose product MSEITQEEVQSPCIGVCSIDETSGYCQGCYRTIEEIKGWWDMSPPQQGKLVADLEQRQNQAISFD is encoded by the coding sequence ATGTCAGAAATTACACAGGAAGAAGTTCAGTCTCCCTGCATCGGTGTATGCAGTATTGATGAAACCTCTGGCTACTGCCAGGGGTGTTATCGTACGATTGAGGAAATCAAAGGCTGGTGGGATATGAGCCCGCCGCAACAAGGCAAGCTGGTTGCCGATCTGGAACAGCGCCAGAATCAGGCGATCAGTTTCGATTAA
- the secA gene encoding preprotein translocase subunit SecA, with protein MISTLFKKLFGSRNERLVKQYAQKVQQINALEPAMQALSDEALRAKTEEFKQRYTNGESLEKLLPEAFAVVREGSRRALGMRHFDVQLIGGMVLNAGKIAEMRTGEGKTLVATLPAYLNALSGKGVHVITVNDYLAKRDAEWMGRLYNFLGLSIGINLSQMTSEAKRLAYAADITYGTNNEYGFDYLRDNMVYGAEERVQRGLNYALIDEVDSILIDEARTPLIISGQADDSVALYTQIDAVAARLVAQKEEEGEGDFWVDEKAQNVVMSEQGHEHAEALLAQAGLLAEGSSLYEASNITLVHHLYASLRARNLYHRDQHYVVRDGEIVIVDEFTGRMMAGRRWSDGLHQAVEAKEGVEIQKENQTLASITFQNYFRMYAKLSGMTGTADTEAYEFNQIYGLETVVIPTHRPMQRKDAMDKVYRTAREKYAAVIEDIKGCQSRGQPVLVGTTSIENSELISQLLTEAKLEHQVLNAKQHEREAQIIVQAGRPGVITIATNMAGRGTDIVLGGNPEPEIAQVEADATLTEAQKAARIEQIKADWKIRHNGVLAAGGLHIVGTERHESRRVDNQLRGRSGRQGDAGSSRFYLSLEDQLLRIFASDRVSAIMGKLNMPDGEAIEHPWVTRAIENAQRKVEGRNFDIRKQLLEYDDVANDQRKVVYEQRNELLEATDVGSTIAAMREDVLLNMIATHIPPGSVEEQWDVPALERELKAETGLELPLQKMLEDNPDIHEETLRDFILAEASKAYAEKEKQASPEILRQFERSVMLQSVDNHWREHLSALDHLRQGIHLRSYAQKNPKQEYKREAFELFEGLLNTIKTEVTKVTMLVQVKTEADVEAVDRPVEVENVQYQHADYNEALGTSAADDDAASASQPMVREGIKVGRNDPCPCGSGKKYKQCHGVLS; from the coding sequence ATGATCTCCACGTTGTTCAAAAAATTATTCGGTAGCCGTAATGAAAGGCTTGTTAAACAATATGCGCAGAAGGTTCAGCAGATCAATGCACTAGAGCCGGCAATGCAGGCGCTGAGCGATGAGGCGCTCAGGGCTAAAACCGAGGAATTCAAACAACGTTACACCAATGGCGAAAGCCTGGAAAAACTGCTGCCGGAAGCCTTCGCAGTGGTGCGTGAGGGCAGTCGCCGTGCTTTGGGCATGCGCCATTTTGATGTGCAGCTCATCGGCGGCATGGTGCTGAATGCAGGAAAAATCGCTGAGATGCGCACCGGTGAAGGCAAGACTTTGGTGGCAACATTGCCGGCTTACCTGAATGCCTTAAGCGGCAAAGGCGTGCATGTGATTACCGTGAATGATTACCTGGCGAAGCGTGACGCGGAGTGGATGGGCAGGCTGTATAACTTTTTAGGTTTGTCGATCGGCATCAACCTGTCGCAAATGACAAGTGAAGCCAAGCGCCTGGCCTATGCGGCCGATATCACTTATGGCACCAATAATGAGTACGGGTTTGATTACCTGCGCGATAACATGGTGTACGGCGCTGAAGAACGTGTACAGCGCGGCCTGAATTATGCGCTGATTGATGAGGTCGACTCTATTCTGATCGACGAGGCACGGACGCCTTTGATTATTTCAGGTCAGGCCGATGATAGCGTTGCCTTGTATACCCAGATCGACGCCGTAGCGGCAAGACTGGTTGCGCAGAAAGAAGAAGAAGGCGAAGGCGATTTCTGGGTAGATGAAAAAGCCCAGAACGTCGTGATGTCCGAGCAGGGACATGAGCATGCTGAAGCCTTGCTGGCACAAGCTGGCCTGCTGGCGGAAGGTTCCAGCTTGTATGAGGCTTCCAACATTACACTGGTGCATCACCTGTACGCATCGCTGCGTGCGCGTAACCTTTATCATAGAGACCAGCATTATGTCGTGCGCGATGGCGAAATTGTGATCGTGGATGAATTTACCGGCCGTATGATGGCTGGCCGCCGCTGGTCTGACGGTTTGCATCAGGCGGTAGAGGCGAAAGAAGGCGTGGAGATCCAGAAAGAGAATCAGACGCTTGCATCGATTACTTTCCAGAACTATTTCCGTATGTATGCGAAGCTTTCAGGCATGACAGGTACCGCTGATACCGAGGCGTACGAGTTCAACCAGATCTATGGCCTGGAAACCGTAGTGATCCCGACGCACCGCCCGATGCAGCGCAAGGATGCGATGGATAAGGTTTACCGCACTGCCCGCGAGAAATATGCGGCAGTGATCGAAGATATTAAAGGCTGTCAGAGCCGCGGCCAGCCTGTGCTGGTGGGTACCACTTCAATTGAAAACTCCGAGCTGATTTCACAATTGCTGACAGAGGCTAAGCTGGAACATCAGGTCTTGAATGCGAAACAGCATGAGCGCGAGGCGCAGATCATTGTGCAAGCTGGCCGCCCGGGCGTGATCACGATTGCGACCAATATGGCTGGCCGTGGTACCGATATCGTACTTGGCGGCAATCCTGAGCCGGAAATTGCGCAGGTTGAAGCGGATGCAACTTTGACTGAAGCTCAAAAAGCTGCACGTATCGAACAAATCAAAGCGGATTGGAAAATACGCCACAACGGCGTATTGGCCGCCGGTGGCTTACATATCGTGGGCACGGAACGTCATGAATCGCGCCGCGTGGATAACCAGCTGCGCGGCCGTTCCGGTCGCCAGGGTGATGCGGGTTCCAGTCGTTTTTATCTTTCACTTGAAGATCAGTTGCTGCGTATTTTTGCTTCAGACCGCGTATCGGCCATCATGGGTAAGCTGAACATGCCGGATGGCGAAGCGATCGAGCACCCTTGGGTAACACGGGCGATTGAAAATGCGCAGCGCAAAGTCGAAGGCCGTAACTTTGATATCCGTAAACAGCTGCTTGAATATGATGACGTAGCGAATGACCAGCGCAAGGTCGTGTATGAACAGCGCAATGAGCTGCTGGAAGCCACCGATGTGGGCAGCACCATTGCTGCGATGCGTGAAGATGTATTGCTCAATATGATCGCAACGCACATTCCGCCAGGCAGCGTTGAAGAGCAGTGGGATGTGCCTGCCCTTGAGCGTGAACTTAAAGCCGAGACCGGCCTTGAGCTGCCGTTGCAGAAAATGCTGGAAGACAATCCGGATATTCATGAAGAAACGCTGCGCGACTTCATTCTTGCCGAGGCCAGCAAAGCCTATGCTGAGAAAGAAAAGCAGGCCAGCCCTGAGATCCTGCGCCAGTTCGAGCGCTCGGTCATGCTGCAGAGCGTGGATAACCACTGGCGCGAGCATTTGTCAGCGCTGGACCATTTGCGTCAGGGTATTCATTTACGTTCCTATGCGCAGAAAAACCCTAAGCAGGAATATAAGCGCGAGGCATTTGAATTGTTTGAAGGCCTGCTGAACACCATTAAAACCGAAGTGACCAAAGTGACCATGCTGGTGCAGGTGAAAACAGAAGCCGACGTGGAAGCGGTTGACAGGCCGGTGGAAGTGGAAAACGTGCAATACCAGCATGCCGATTACAATGAAGCGCTGGGCACAAGCGCTGCCGACGATGACGCCGCTTCAGCTTCGCAGCCTATGGTACGTGAGGGTATCAAGGTCGGCCGTAATGATCCTTGCCCATGCGGTTCCGGCAAGAAATATAAACAGTGCCATGGTGTGTTAAGTTAA
- a CDS encoding M23 family metallopeptidase, with protein sequence MNIILVSNNMAKAKTLSVLQVSVALAALMFLSVLIAMVLIVPQQPSAQQGAKSLIPNHLRFSFNNPQKHLDAYALQLGELQARMMQLDAQSERLAKLAGEKSLAQDNATGRAKPSKAAPRTEAKPELGSPVSSLPGTANLGGPLVRSGPLSEAELQAKIAELMDRIESSTEQFSSIEAKLLQQSVLKDTLPNSSPVAAAFNSSSFGWRIDPFNGHKAFHEGLDFTAAMGTPIFAAAGGIVSTAEQTPDYGKLVKIDHGSGLETRYAHASRLYVRAGERVEKGQKIAEVGSTGRSTGPHLHYEIRLAGNPLDPRKYLKASN encoded by the coding sequence ATGAATATCATTTTAGTCTCAAATAACATGGCGAAAGCAAAAACGCTTTCTGTGCTGCAAGTGAGTGTGGCCTTGGCAGCGCTGATGTTTTTGTCGGTTCTGATCGCCATGGTGCTCATTGTGCCACAGCAGCCAAGCGCACAACAGGGTGCAAAGTCATTAATACCGAACCATTTGCGATTTTCTTTTAATAATCCGCAAAAACATCTTGATGCCTATGCATTGCAGCTGGGCGAGCTGCAGGCGCGCATGATGCAGCTGGATGCGCAAAGCGAACGGCTGGCGAAACTGGCAGGGGAAAAAAGTCTGGCGCAGGATAATGCAACCGGCCGTGCGAAACCATCCAAGGCTGCGCCCAGGACTGAGGCTAAGCCTGAGCTAGGCAGCCCGGTTTCCAGCCTGCCCGGCACTGCTAATCTAGGTGGTCCGCTGGTCAGGAGCGGGCCGTTATCGGAAGCGGAATTGCAGGCGAAGATTGCCGAATTGATGGATAGGATTGAATCCAGTACCGAGCAGTTCAGCAGTATTGAAGCAAAGCTACTGCAGCAAAGCGTATTGAAAGACACCTTGCCAAACAGCAGCCCGGTCGCTGCGGCATTCAATTCATCAAGTTTTGGCTGGCGTATAGACCCTTTTAATGGGCATAAAGCGTTTCATGAAGGACTGGATTTTACGGCTGCGATGGGCACGCCTATCTTTGCAGCGGCAGGCGGCATCGTGTCAACTGCCGAGCAGACCCCTGATTATGGTAAACTTGTAAAAATTGATCATGGATCCGGCCTGGAAACACGCTATGCCCATGCTTCCAGGCTGTATGTCAGGGCTGGTGAGCGTGTAGAAAAAGGCCAGAAAATCGCAGAAGTGGGCAGTACCGGGCGATCAACCGGGCCACACCTGCATTATGAAATCAGGTTGGCGGGTAATCCTCTGGATCCAAGGAAATATCTAAAAGCAAGCAATTGA
- a CDS encoding DciA family protein, producing the protein MQRFNTLLKNPELNALHMRTQETQDAQKIWNAIAPDNLAKFSRAGSIKNKQLNVYADNSAVAAKIKLLLPSLLIQLQKQVCEVTAIRVKVQVKSSPQPRRKTPRKLTPAAVSSLKELSEKLAGTALGDALDKLCKTAD; encoded by the coding sequence ATGCAACGATTCAATACATTGCTTAAAAATCCTGAACTTAACGCGCTGCACATGCGCACGCAGGAAACTCAGGATGCACAAAAAATCTGGAATGCAATCGCCCCGGATAACTTGGCTAAATTCAGCCGCGCAGGCAGCATCAAGAACAAGCAATTAAACGTATATGCCGACAACAGCGCGGTGGCGGCAAAAATTAAGCTTTTGCTGCCTAGTCTATTGATTCAGCTACAAAAGCAAGTGTGTGAAGTTACTGCAATTCGCGTAAAAGTGCAAGTAAAATCTAGCCCGCAACCCAGGCGAAAAACACCCAGAAAGCTTACTCCGGCAGCCGTCAGCAGCTTGAAAGAGCTCAGCGAAAAACTGGCAGGCACGGCATTGGGCGACGCGCTGGATAAGCTTTGCAAAACAGCTGACTGA